The Trichoderma asperellum chromosome 6, complete sequence region GAACCAATATGGCTGTAAGGCTTAATGCAGTGCAACTCGGTACGCGAAGGAGAGCAATGACCTGTCTTGCATGCACTGCAGAATGGTATGTTATATATCATGTAATCATGTATTAGCACGGCAAAGAATGAAACAAATGCCTCCTCCCTCAGAGAGATGCATGTTCGTCCCATAAACCCAGGGGGGGGAATACAACCATGGAAAATCGCTAACAGCCAAAGGAGTAAGCGAGTAAATTCAGACATGTCAGATGTGACGATCGATGATAGACCAGATCCCAGCACGCGGGACGGAAAGGCAGGAGAGGAGATTCtatgagaagaggagaaccTCGGACAGAAGGGGGAGGGTAGAATGCATCTCTAGACGGGCTCTTGCATGTGTCTGCGCATACCCGTCGCATCCACGATTCTCGCGCGTGGGTCATATCAAAGGTAGCAGCCGTGAGAAGGTAAGGCACCAGGCTGGGAGGCATCTTGGTGTATTGCCATATAGATTGGTCATATAGCAAGGCCGTTGCAGGGCTCCAGGTCGTACCGCGGAACGGGCGATACCGCATTTCCGTAGCGGGCGTAACATGATAAGTCGGTGTTGGAGGCATTGGAGGATATTGGAGATGGAGGTGAGGGGCGGCCCTTTTTTGCGCCTGTGGCTGTGGATAGATGAATGGGTGGTTGGACAAATTGTCGCGTCGGACACAGAGGCGCTGGCTGGTGCTTTGGCTGGTGCTTTGGCTGGTGCTTTGGAGCACAAGTGTGGTTGTTTGTTAAGCGAGGGCGTTGGAGATGGGAGAAGTTGAGTCCAGCTCGTAGCACAGGATATTGAAGATTGGAAGCCATCGTGACGGAAAGTATAAGTACATCTGCCCAGGAAACGGAGGAAGACGATAGAAGAGGTGCGCCAGAGACGATGGCAAGAGGGGAGACGCTCTTTCCCCAGTGCTGGAGAGGGGCCTCAACCCCTCGTGATCGCCTCGACTTTTTATTGCCCTCGACCGTTTCGCCTtcatcttttccctcttttggCTTGTTTACTCGTAATTCATTCTTCCTCCCAGCTGCGCTAGGCGCTGCCCGGCACACACCACCTTTTGGCCGTTTGGCTTCTGTCCTGGCCCGATCCTTGGCTCAATACCAGCTGCCTTTCCGGTCGACGATGATCGGTATCCTCAGAAGGGTTGGTTCCGGCCAGCTCCGCCCTTGCTCCCAAAGAAAATACTGACGGGCGCTTTGCGGCGCCTCAGACTGACCAAGAGCGTTCCGTATCTTGCAGAGTGATCTGATACGacggccatctccagcccagTGAGCGTCAATAAGTCGACCCAAGTCTCAGCAACTCCGACTGTGCTTCATGCAACGACAAAACCCGAGCACTGCACATCGCTGACAAGCCGGGATCAGCATCCTGCCATACTTCAGCTCTTGCAGTTTCAGCCTTCTAGCTCGGCCCCCCTGGTCCAGCTTCCCATCGACGAACAAGAAAACACGGTGCCAGGCCAGAGTTCATCTCGATGGGCGGAGTTCATAACAGCCCCCAAAAACTTATTACCCGGCGTGCAGCGGTTACCCCTGCAGTGAATGCATGCTGGCAGCCGTCACCGATCAAACGGCTTGGAGCTAGATATTCGACGACGCTTCTAGAGCCATGTGATTGGTAGCCATTCACAGCCATTTGAACTTTGAATCCTAGCCGCATAAATATGACAAAGTAGCTCCCGCGGCATAAAAACAGGCTTACTCGGGAAGGGGTTCAAGATTGACTCTGGCTGGCTTCATTCACCAGCTACTgtgccttgctgctgcttgacctTGACGTTGCAAGCACAGACTTGGACTTACAGGAATTAGTGGAGCGTGGGGTAGCTACAGCGAGGTACAGGTAGTACCGCTCATTCACCCTGGCACAGATATTTGGCCGCCCGCGCCGCTGGAATCGGGCAGCTTTCAAACGGGCCATGGCCCTAGTTAAGCCGCCGCCTTGAGCTGCGTTTGATCAAACGGAGAGCCCTTGGGTGCTTTTccttccatcatcagctaacatcgccatcttcttcgccatcaccgccgtcGCAAAGTTTCAGCCTCTCGACTGTTGCGGCTCTAACAGTGATAACGCCAACCAAGCCGCCGGCCGAAAACAACGACCGCCTTCCCCCCCACGATCCTGATTCTCCAATCACAAGCTCTTAGCTGCACCAGAGAGATCCCAGGATTAAAGGCCCGCGCCAAAACCTGGCCACACCGGGGGTTCGGTCTCAAACCACTCGCGCGCCGCCAGCTCTCAATCCATCCTGCGGCGTTATGCACATCACTGCCGTCATCATCCCGAGACCATGAGCCTCTGCGCATTGAACTTGCCGAACCAGACGCTGTCGTCACTCCAACGTTCATGCACAGTACtatcctctccctcctttgcAACCCTCGCCCTCTCGCGATACAGTCGATCTACCGTCCTTTATCGTCTTCGCTACcaacaccaccgccgcctacTGCGTCAGCCCCAGCTCCAACGCTACAGCCATCCGTCTCTCCACCGCTGCTGACCTCGTTACGGCCACGGGTGGCTCTCTCTGTCCAAGAGGCGCCGTAGCGCCTCGCTCGACAGCCAGCCATGGCCACTTCCAATACAATACCAGATACGCAGCTAGGGCTCAGTGCCGAAGAGGTCCAGCTGCTTCGGCAAGGTCAGGCCGCCTtgggaggcggcggaggttCAGCAAGCTCTCGGGCCGCCAGCAGGGCCAGCAGTCAAGGCCTCTTAATGCTAGACTCCTCATCACTGTCAGCTCTAGGGCGATACTTTGATCGATTAATGGCCGGTATCGAGCAGAACATCCGCTATCTCAGCGAGCAAGCCCAAATGTTTACACAAGTTCAATACGACCGAGCTGGTAACATCATTGATGGCGCCGATGCCGAAATCGCACGATACGCCGACATCTTACGGCAGCTCGATGAGCTCGAGGTTGATTTCGATAGGATAGCCCATATTAAAGAAATCGTCAAGGGATACAGATCAAGAGTTGAAGCACTCGAGAAAGACTTGGAGAGTAGCGGTGGCGGTTCGTCAAATCGGCACAAGCATTCGTCACATCACCACAAGCACTCTCACAAGCACAGCTCATCCCGCCACAAGTGAGGCGAGATTGCCAATGCCACCACCTTCTTTTTAGCTACCGGGCTGGAGCCAGCGCCGGCCTTATAGACAGATATTGTCATTGTCGAATTATGCGCTCTGTGGGATGACTACCGCTTGATCACCGGCAAGTTTATCTAAGGAGAGCCCATCACCACACAAGAAATCTCAGTACAGGGTTACCaatggaaaggaaaaaatggATATTGCAAAaagggaacaaaaaaaatttgtCTTGGGATGCCCAAGCAGGCATGATCCAGTCGTTGTAGAAGGGGATTTGTATATTCTCGAGTTTGCAGGACTACGGCTGCGGAATTCCTCAAGATGGGTGAGGCCTCGCGGCTAGGCAAGAAAGGATAAAGCCTCACGGCTGGTCATTTCAGTTTTGGGTTTGGGCATTGTTGGCTCTAGGGCGTTGTGGCCTGCGATTTttgtctatttttttttttatttttttttttttttttattttattttattttttttttttgcttgctcttttcttcttcactgcaTTTCAATCGCTCACTCCGcatgctctttttttttttcgtggaTCTATCAATTGTTTTGTTATTCCTTCTAATTGGGATATGGGAGCTGAAGATATTGCATTTATGTACGTTTGGGAGCAATTTTGTTTACCAgggagcgaagaagaaacaggaaTCTTTTTCTCTATGACACCGGAATACGGCGTTCGCGGCCATTTTACTATCTGCTTTATATACCCTTTGGAAAGATTTGGAAAGACACTGTTTTCTCGCCAGGTGTCGTCAGAAACAGAGAGGCACGAGCCTGCGTCGGTCAGGCTGCTCACTGCTGGGCCGATGGTGTTTAGATTGCGGCAGAAGCAAACAGCGCAGCGACCTGGATGCAATGCATTCATCTCCCCGCGGAGAGAGACCGCATCTCGACCATGCAAGCAGGCGAGGCGGTATGCATCAACACGCAGCTCCAGAGCCATGCGCTGTTAGTCATTAGCATTAgcagtattatttttaagacGTAATACGAGTTGGCGCAACGTGCTCCGTACAGGGCGACAGCGTAActtttttctcattctctctttccGTGCCCCCCCCCTTCAGTTGGTGACTGTCAATTTCGGTGTAGACCAGGTTACTGGCTGGCTGTGGAGATTCAGTCACCGCATCAATAGCTGCATGATCACTTGAGCCGACCCAATGGCCTAGAAGACATGTCTGTTGACTGGAGCTGGGAGCTGGCTAAACGGGCGGAACGGATTCTCGCAGTGGTCGTGATTGGGCACAAAATGGGCATATCAGAGCATCTGGTTCGTTGTCGTGCTTCACTATCTTGCTTTTTGgtcaagaagaggaggcgtGGGATGCGTTTCTGCGTGTCCTAAACACTGCTGATAGTCTTGAATTTACATCATTTGTCGCATTCATTTCATCCGggccatggagatgatgatataGCACTGCTAGCCAACCCAATGTCCAATGCCTTTTTGCAGCTCATATCACGCACATACTCACTCTCAGCTCTGCTTCGTGCCAACTTTTGCATAAGTGGACCGAGATAGAAGAGCGTCCTCTATTCGTTCTTTCACCCCACACTCCATGTCGGACATGGCTCGATATCGATGGAACATTGTGAGAGCAAAATACAACCAACTACTACTAGTTGACATCGTTTCAAGAGGTCTAGATCATGTTCATTCCATTCAAGGAGTTATGTGTGTTCTATCTAAATCATCCACCAGGCTAAATCATAGACATATTCGTGATATCTGAAAATACAACAACACcaaagcaaacaaaaaaaaaaaaggcacagGGAGCGATACGATAAACAGCATCACACCTCACCAGCACAGTATACTCTCTCAAGATTTTGTTAAATGATCTTTGTGGattgcatctctctctctctgtgtctGCCATGTCTCTCCTGAAAAACGCCCAAGCCAAAAAGAAGgtcaaaccaaaaaaaaaaaaatcaaccaAAAGCCAACCAAATCAAAAGGCGTACGCCAGCTAATAAACCAGCCAGCTTTACAAAATTCGACCTTCGCGCCACATATCTTCATAACGGGGAACAGAAAAGGGGGATAACACACAGGACAGAAAATacatgagaagaagaagaaaaggggggagaagagaaaagaaggagagggggaCAAATTGAACTCCATCCCTGAGGAACGTGCTGTCTGCTGAATAACTTCTGCGTCTAATGCGTCTTTCCACCTCTCGCgatgataaaaaaaaataatgaaaGAACCAAATCAAGAGCTTTTGTTGGATTGCGGCTCCGGTTCGCGTCCTCGAACTTGTTTTCCTCCGCTATGTGAGTGAATGCGTTAAAACAAACACAGTGTCGAAAAACaaagatgaaagaaagaagcatgAGTTGTTGATTAAACGAGGTAAAGCACGGGTAATGAACTCGTGTTGATGCAAGCGTTAAGTATGGTGAGTGGCTCCATAccataaaaaaaggaggtgAAAATACGCGTTTCTCATCGGTTGCTGGTGGGCATCGTAACACGATACTCCTGGCCGCAGAtaacagcagcagagacagcaaAAGATGAGGTTAAAGGTAATGTACGGTACCCATATATGTGTAGTTAGGGTATGATGTCGATAATCGATTGGTGTTTGTGCAATGCCATGCATAAAAAGAATCCTGAAAAGTAACCCCCTAGACCGAACAAGGGGGTTCACAGCAGATCCGGagcaaaacaagaaaatCCAACGAGTCGTTATAAAAAATGACAAATGAAAggggcactttttttttcttcttttactcgccctttctttctttttttttctttgcttttttttttacccatTTCACTAATCCTTCATAGCCGCAAAGCTGCCTAAACTTGCGCGATGCGTCGGCTCCGAACCAGGAAGGGACTCGGCATGTCGTCTCGGTCCGGGTCCCACACGGCCACCGGCTCGTGTCCGGTGCTGACTACACGGTCTCGCTGCGGCTTCGTCGAGGCCGCGACCCTCTTAGGGTTCACGTTCTCGCCCAGCGGTATGCCCGGGACGCTCAGGGGGCGGCCTCCAGCGCGtgcctgctgcagctcgaCCAGTGTCCGGCCCTTAACGTTGTTCTTAGCGGCTGCCACCTTGCTATGCGCAGAGCCGTCCTTCTTAGATGACAGCCTGCGAGACGTgctggatgacgaggatgtgGGCGACGGCGTGTTGGCTTCACTAACATTCTTCTGCCCCGTGAGGTTAGCGACGGAGGGAATCTTAGTCAACCGGCTAACTGGAGAGCGCGATCGCTGGTTTGGAGCAGAGGTGACAGCAGCCTTTGAGACGAAGCCACCCGACTTGGCTCCGCTAGTTCTCAGACGAGTAGCAAAGTTAGAAGCCTTCTGCGAAGAGAGAACCGGCCGATCTTTGTTCGTAAAGGGATTGTTGATTGATGAACTGTTAGTCGATCTATGTCGCGTCGGCGAAGAAGGAGTAACATCCTCGTCGTCCGAGTCTGTAAAGGCATCCTTCAAATCCCAATTTTCGGCCTTGGAAGCCGAATTCGCAGCAAAGATGTTACCTTGGTGCGTCAGGGCCTTGCCGCGGCGGCGCGGAGACAGCGATAGCGAGGCAATGGCCACGGGCGGCGATTCCATCTCAATATCCATGGGGGTGCCATGGGTGCCAGCATATGTCTGGGCCCTGCCATAGGGTGTACGCGCCGTCCGCTTGACTTCCTTGCTGATGTCTGGACTTTCGGCAGAGTAAGAAAGCTCTGTGATATCGGTGGTGGAAGGGAACTCGTCGCCACTCCCGTCAGCAGACGATGTTTGCGGTTGATCAGATCTTGCGGCGGGAGAGTCAATGATTTGCACATCTTCTGTTGGTGGTGACGGTGCTCTCTTCCGGCTTTTTGCTAGCTCTCTCTCCACGCGGCTCTTGACCTCTTCGTCAAactgcttcttcagcctctcTACTTCGGCGTTTATCTGTCGATCGATTTCCAGTCTGGCTTTGACCTCCCACTCTCTTCGTATAGAGGCGTCCAGCTCCTCACGCATTATGTGCTTCTCTTTATCCATGTTGACCAGCCGCGAATTCAGGGCCGCCTCTTTCTCGCGTAGAACCTCCTCGCGCGCCTTAAGCGCTCTGTTCAGGTCAAccacctctttttctttcctcatAAGCTTCACAATTGGGTTGTTAAGCAGCTGTGCGGTGTCCGGTCTCCTATCGGGGTTGACTTTGAGGCAATCTTTGATGACATGGTTGAGTTCGGCAGAGTACATGTCCGGCAGAGGATTGATTCTGCCATCTTTGATCTTCTGAATGAGTTGAAAATGTGTCTTTGCGTTGAACGGGGGCTCGCGAGCGCAGAGTTCGTAGATGATGCAGCCCAGTGACCAAATGTCTGACTTGAGGGTATATTTTTCGGCTGCGCAGATCTCGGGAGACATGTAGAATGGGGTACCGACGTAAGTGGAAGCGAAGTCCTGCGATTTGATCATCTTTGACAGGCCAAAGTCACCTAGCTTGACGGAATTGTCTTCACCGAGAAAAACTATTTTACAGAACGGTCAAATCAGTTAAACGTTGACCTCTCCAACCTTAGCAACAAGCTTATTTAGGCTCTCACCATTTTCAGGCTTCAAATCTCGGTGTAGGATAGTCACGGCTCCTGCCGGCGGCTTTGGGGCACCATTTCCAGTCGGATCCAGCACATTGCCGCCGACTTCTGGAGGATCTATCCCATAATGACAGCGATACAGCGCCAGAACCAGCTGGCTAAAGACTCTCCATACGAAGCTCTCTTGGGCCCTCTGGCCCTTCAACTGCAGATCCTTGATCACGCGACCAAGATCTCCATTGCCACAGTATTCCATGTATAGATGCAGATCCTGGCTCGCCTTGAGGTGCTCGCGGTGGTAGTAGGCGACGATGTGCGGGTGGCGGAGGTGCGACAGGATCTGGAACTCGGCGTGGAGCTGCTCGCGCTCTTTCTGCGACATGCGGAGGTAGGAGATTTCTTTGCGGCACATGATGAAGCCATCGGCCTTGCGACGGACTTTGCGGATGATGCCAAAGGAGCCATGGCCTGGATAATGACGCAATGTTAGCTGCGACTCTCAAAGCCAAACACAGCGATAATCATCGTCGGGACCACCGACCAATCTTCTCCAACGTCTCGTATTTGTCCTCGTATGACATGTTGAGCGTTTCTCACGGTGGTACCAGCGATGGCTATCTGTATTCGAGCCCCATAAAGGAACCGTTCCCAACCACACGAccgggagaggagaggaaagaggaggatggaggGGGGGCGAGGAGAGGGTGGGAAGGGTATAAAAGAAGCCAGAAAAAGAATGATGTGCTATTTTCTCCTCGTACTGTTAGGTTAGTTGGTACCGAAGCAAATATGCTGAGGGGGGTGAAGCTTGTTCTGGTGATGCTGTTtcaaaggaggagagagaaaagttTAGAATgtcagaaaggaaaaggttAACACAATGAATGGACAACAGAGCAACGAGGCTTGACCACGTAAATGGGGCGTCTTCCAGTTAGcctctgaaaaaaaaagggttccAAACCCAAAAGAGTTGGAGCGGAACCGCCTGTTACTGCGCTGGCTGCGCTGAAAACGAAAGCCAGCGCTTGTGCGTGCACTTTCGATGCGCCCAAAGAGGGACCCTGGTTCCGCCAATTCGTTGACGCTAAAGGACGGGGCCCAAGTCAGTCGATGTAAACAGTGGATGCGGCTGCCATGGCAACGGGCCCAAAGAGGAAAGGGCCGCGGTGTCGTCGCTTATCGATAACGCACTGACAGAACGTGTAAGCGCCACCAGCCCCATCATGTGGCTTGTCAGACAGAACGTGGCGCATTGCGAGAGCAGGTACTTTATGAAGCGGTCAGAGCAGCTACGAGACTGCGGAAATCCAAGTCACCCAAACTTTAGGGTAAGACGGACGGAGTTCAGTAGCAGTTACTTATGACTATTGGGTAGGCAGATCAGGACCAGCATTTCAATGGGCAAAGCAGGATCTAAGAATGTGCATTTTGGGCGAAACAAATACTTGGCTTATACAAAACACAAATCTAAGACTGGTGGGCCCTTGTTGGCAGCTCCGATGACATCCAAGATAAGCGGCAAAGTTATCTCCGTCGAGAAGCATTTCGCCTTTTTTTAGCCACTTTACATAATCCCAGACTCTTTATTTCAAACTGTGCTTTTGTACACTCATGGCGGCATTGATATCACTCTCCATATCACCTACATCTGTCCTTGCAttgccttttccttcccCTCACCtcgtttctttcctttcttttttctttttgggttaaaaaaaattaataaacgcAAAATAGTGCATGCACAAAAGGATGGTGCTGGGAAAGCATGAGCTGGAAGGCAAATTGGGCGAAGAGAGCCTGCTGATAAAAAGCGGCGTGCTGCGAGACGAGAACCCCCTCGACACGAGTGCGCAGTTTCACGAGTTTCTGCTGGCGTGTCGTCAGGGAGATTTGCAAAAATGCCAGCAACTCATTTCCATGGGCGTCAATATCAACGGCAAGGACAAATTTGATTATACGCCGTTGATTCTGGTGAGTTGCGCTTGTCGGACTTAACAGCGGGAGGAGAGTTGACGATGAGAAATAGGCTAGTTTGTGCGGGCATTATGAGCTGGTTCAGGTTCTACTAGAAGCAGGTGAGTCTAATTCTCATCCTGTTTGccgttctctctctttttagtTTTCACAAGAAGCCAATCCTTGTCTATGCTCCTCATATCCCACCGAACCCCTCCTCACGCAAGCCGCTGCCATGAAGAGCTCACTCACTGATACATCTCACTCATTGCAGGTGCCCTCGCCGAGAGAAACACATTTCAAGGCGAGCGCTGCATATACAACGCCCTCAACGACAGAATCCGCAACCTGCTCCTGCAGTACGACTTCTCCAAGAGCTCAGACCCCTACGTGTATTGGTCATCACACATTTCCACCCTATTGGGCCGGCCGGCTCCGCAGACGGCCGACATCTCGCTCGATGCCGGCAACACGTCCTTTAACCTTCACAAGTTCCTGCTGGCCTCGAGAACGCCGTATTTCCGTAGGAAACTCGAGGCGGCGCCCGAAACCGAGTCTTTTAAGCTATCCTCATCTATCCCCGTGGAGGCATTCCAGATTGCTGTTCGGTACATCTACCTGGGTGACTTGCCCAAGGATCTTGCTCCGCCGGGTAGTGCCACtaccgaagaagaagtcgcCAAGGGCTTGGATAAGATCAGCAAGCTGCTTGAAATTGAACAGCTCTGGGAGGCCATCTTGGTAGGCAATGACCGAAGATTGGCGCGGCAGCGGTATGAGGATGAGGTCGAGAGGGCGAGGAATCAAATAGGAGACTTCTTCCAGCAGAGCATCGTTGGCCACAAGATGGTTGTTGACATAGACCGGGTCGACGAAGTCCGATGGAAATACGACAACTCCATCTTCGCAGACATATTGCTGCGAGCTGATGAACCTGACACCACAGATGAAGCCGTCGATGGCCCCAAAGATTCAACGTCGAATGGCTACAACAGCGCCGGCATACCCATCGGGCCTTCACAAGCAACCAACGGCGTCAAGAAGGCGAGGAAATCAGTGCTATATCCAGCTCACAAGGCAATGCTCATCCGCAGCGAATACTTCGACAAGATGTTCTCCGGCGACTTTGTTGAGTCTCAAAAGTCAGACCACCTCCACGTCGTCACCGTAGACTGCACGCCCGCCGTTCTAGAGCTCATCCTCTCATTCCTCTACACCGAAACCGCCACATGTCCCCTCGAGCACGCCCTGGACCTCCTCTACGCCGCCGACATGCTCTTCCTCGACAGCCTCAAGAACaaggccgccatcgccatcagcaCCCTCGGCAGCGGCTCCAACAAC contains the following coding sequences:
- a CDS encoding uncharacterized protein (BUSCO:EOG092D1W7D) translates to MSYEDKYETLEKIGHGSFGIIRKVRRKADGFIMCRKEISYLRMSQKEREQLHAEFQILSHLRHPHIVAYYHREHLKASQDLHLYMEYCGNGDLGRVIKDLQLKGQRAQESFVWRVFSQLVLALYRCHYGIDPPEVGGNVLDPTGNGAPKPPAGAVTILHRDLKPENVFLGEDNSVKLGDFGLSKMIKSQDFASTYVGTPFYMSPEICAAEKYTLKSDIWSLGCIIYELCAREPPFNAKTHFQLIQKIKDGRINPLPDMYSAELNHVIKDCLKVNPDRRPDTAQLLNNPIVKLMRKEKEVVDLNRALKAREEVLREKEAALNSRLVNMDKEKHIMREELDASIRREWEVKARLEIDRQINAEVERLKKQFDEEVKSRVERELAKSRKRAPSPPTEDVQIIDSPAARSDQPQTSSADGSGDEFPSTTDITELSYSAESPDISKEVKRTARTPYGRAQTYAGTHGTPMDIEMESPPVAIASLSLSPRRRGKALTHQGNIFAANSASKAENWDLKDAFTDSDDEDVTPSSPTRHRSTNSSSINNPFTNKDRPVLSSQKASNFATRLRTSGAKSGGFVSKAAVTSAPNQRSRSPVSRLTKIPSVANLTGQKNVSEANTPSPTSSSSSTSRRLSSKKDGSAHSKVAAAKNNVKGRTLVELQQARAGGRPLSVPGIPLGENVNPKRVAASTKPQRDRVVSTGHEPVAVWDPDRDDMPSPFLVRSRRIAQV
- a CDS encoding uncharacterized protein (EggNog:ENOG41); the encoded protein is MATSNTIPDTQLGLSAEEVQLLRQGQAALGGGGGSASSRAASRASSQGLLMLDSSSLSALGRYFDRLMAGIEQNIRYLSEQAQMFTQVQYDRAGNIIDGADAEIARYADILRQLDELEVDFDRIAHIKEIVKGYRSRVEALEKDLESSGGGSSNRHKHSSHHHKHSHKHSSSRHK